The Streptococcus oralis region GCTTAAGACTGTACCAGCTGAAAGCAATCCAACAGGTTATGCAACAAAATTGGAAGAAGTATCTCTAGGTAAGGACACCATGACTGGTCACTGGGAAATCATGGGACTCAACATTACCGAGCCTTTCGATACTTTCTGGAACGGATTCCCAGAAGAAATCCTGACAAAGATCGAAGAATTTTCAGGACGCAAGGTCATTCGTGAAGCCAACAAACCATACTCAGGAACAGCTGTTATCGATGATTTCGGACCACGTCAGATGAAAACTGGGGAGTTGATTATCTATACTTCAGCTGACCCTGTTTTGCAGATTGCTGCCCACGAAGACATCATTCCTTTGGATGAATTGTACCGTATCTGTGAATACGCTCGTTCGATTACCCTTGAGCGTCCTGCTCTTCTAGGTCGTATCATTGCCCGTCCATATGTTGGTGAGCCAGGAAACTTCACTCGTACAGCAAATCGTCGTGACTTAGCCGTTTCTCCATTTGCACCAACCGTTTTGGATAAATTGAACGAAGCAGGTATCGATACTTACGCTGTTGGTAAAATCAACGATATCTTTAACGGCGCTGGTATCAACCACGACATGGGTCACAACAAGTCAAACAGCCACGGAATTGATACATTATTGAAGACCATGGGACTTGCTGAGTTTGAAAAAGGATTCTCTTTCACAAACTTAGTTGACTTTGATGCCCTTTATGGACACCGCCGCAATGCTCATGGTTACCGTGATTGCTTGCATGAGTTTGATGAGCGCTTGCCTGAAATTATCGCAGCAATGAGAGAAAATGACCTTCTTTTGATTACTGCGGACCATGGAAATGACCCAACCTATGCAGGAACAGACCACACTCGCGAATATATTCCACTTTTGGCTTACAGTCCTTCCTTTAAAGGAAATGGTGTCATTCCAGTTGGACATTTTGCAGATATCTCAGCAACAGTTGCGGATAACTTTGGTGTTGAAACTGCCATGATTGGTGAAAGTTTCTTAGATAAATTGGTATAAGATGACGCGATATGCTTTACTGGTAAGGGGCATTAATGTCGGTGGGAAGAATAAGGTTGTCATGGCGGAGCTTCGTCAAGAATTGACAAAGTTGGGACTGGAAAAAGTTGAAACCTACATCAACAGTGGCAATATTTTCTTTACTTCGACAGATGACAAAGCCCAATTGGTTGAAAAGTTAGAGACTTTCTTTGAAGTCCATTATCCATTTATTCAGAGCTTTTCCTTGCTGAGTCAGGAAGACTATGAAGCAGAGCTGGAGAATCTGCCAGATTGGTGGTCCAAAGACTTGGCTCGAAAAGATGTGCTCTTCTACACGGAGAACTTGGATGTGGATCAAGTCATCGAGAAAGTGAACAGTTTGGAACTGAAAGATGAAGTGGTTCATTTTGGAAGACTTGGGATTTTCTGGGGGAAATTCTCTGAAGAATCTTACTATGCAACTGCCTATCACAAGTACTTGCTCAAGATGCCTTTCTATCGCAACATCACCATTCGCAATGCCAAAACCTTTGACAAAATCGGTCAAATGTTAAAAAATAATAAAGGAGACACACAATGACATTTTTAGATAAAATCAAGGAAACAGCTGCTTTCCTGAAAGACAAGGGAATCCAAGCGCCTGAGTTCGGTCTAATCCTTGGATCAGGACTTGGAGAATTGGCAGAAGAAATCGAAAATCCAGTTGTAGTAGACTATGCAGACATTCCAAACTGGGGTCGCTCTACAGTCGTCGGACACGCTGGGAAATTGGTATATGGTGAACTTTCAGGGCGCAAGGTCTTGGCTCTTCAAGGACGCTTCCATTTCTACGAAGGCAATCCTCTTGAGGTCGTGACTTTCCCAGTTCGTGTGATGAAAGTACTCGGATGTGAAGGTGTTATTGTAACCAATGCAGCTGGTGGTATTGGCTATGGTCCTGGTACTTTGATGGCTATCTCAGACCATATCAACATGACAGGTCAAAATCCATTGATGGGTGAAAACTTGGATGACTTTGGTCCACGTTTCCCTGATATGTCTAAAGCCTACACACCAGAATACCGTGCTACTGCCCATGAAGTGGCTAAGAAACTTGGTATCAAGCTTGATGAAGGTGTCTATATTGGTGTAACAGGTCCGACTTATGAAACTCCAGCAGAAATCCGTGCCTATAAGACACTGGGAGCAGATGCAGTTGGTATGTCCACTGTTCCTGAAGTGATTGTGGCTGCCCACTCAGGCTTGAAAGTTCTCGGTATTTCATGTATTACGAACCATGCTGCTGGTTTCCAAGAAGAACTCAATCACGAAGAGGTTGTAGAAGTGACTGAACGTGTCAAAGGCGACTTCAAAGGCTTGCTGAAAGCGATTCTTGCTGAATTGTAATGTCATGAGAGTTCACTTTATTTTACATGAGACATTTGAGGTTCCAGGCGCATATCTAAAATGGGCTATAGAACGAGGTCATCAAATTACATCAACAAAGGTTTATGAAAAAAAACCTCTTCCTGAAACAATTGACGGGATTGATTTTCTGATTGTCATGGGTGGTCCTCAATCACCTGATGAGGATAGAGAAAACTTCCCATACTATGATCCAAAGGCTGAGCTTGCTTTTATGAAAGAAGCGATTGCTGCAGATATCTATATTGTTGGTGTCTGTCTTGGTGCGCAACTCCTATCTGTCGCCTATGGTGCGAAGTATGAACATAGTCCAGAGCGCGAGATCGGCGTTTATCCTGTGACATTGACGATGCAAGGTCTAACAGATCCTCATGTCAGCTTGTTCGGAAAAAACATAGAAACCGGCCACTGGCACGGTGATATGCCAGGACTGACAGATGAAGCTGTCGTCTTGGCGACCAGTCAAGGTTGTCCACGCCAAATTATTCGCTTCAGTCCGAAACATTATGCCTTTCAGGCTCATTTGGAATTTGATCCAGACGCAGTAGAATTATTGATTGTTGCGGATGGTGAGGAGAAATTAAGAGAGCAAAGTGAAAAGTTGCCTTTTGTTCAAACACCAGAAGAATTACGTGGAAACGATTATTCTGAAATGAATGCAAAACTGTATGCATTTTTAGATTCATTGGTAAACTAGGAACTACAGAAAGGCAGAGTATCTGAGTTATAGTCAAACTCGGGCTAATTGTTCTGTGAAATATTTAATTTTAAAATCAAGAAAGAAAGGATGGGCTCCTTGTATTCACTGAACTGAATACGGGCGGAGAACTGTGTAAAAAAGATAAACTGTCTAACATCTGCGATGTGTCGTCAGTTTCCTATTTTTCCTTTGTTCTCTGTCGCCCTTTATATCTTAAACATGTCTATCCATATTGCTGCTCAGCAGGGTGAAATTGCTGATAAAATTCTTATTCCTGGAGATCCTCTTCGTGCGAAATTTATTGCGGAGAACTTCCTTGAAGATGCTGTTTGTTTTAATGAAGTGCGTAACATGTTTGGTTACACTGGTACTTACAAGGGTCACCGTGTATCGGTCATGGGAACTGGGATGGGAATGCCGTCTATTTCGATTTATGCGCGTGAGTTGATTGTGGACTATGGTGTGAAAAAACTGATCCGTGTGGGAACTGCGGGTTCGTTAAACGAGGATGTTCATGTCCGTGAATTGGTTTTGGCGCAAGCAGCTGCAACCAACTCAAACATCATCCGCAACGACTGGCCACAGTATGATTTTCCACAAATCGCTAGCTTTGATTTGCTTGACAAGGCCTACCATATCGCCAAAGAACTTGGTATGACCACCCACGTTGGGAACGTTTTGTCATCAGATGTCTTTTATTCAAACTACTTTGAAAAGAACATCGAACTTGGTAAATGGGGAGTTAAGGCAGTGGAAATGGAAGCAGCAGCCCTTTACTATCTTGCTGCCCAACACCACGTTGATGCACTTGCTATCATGACCATTTCTGATAGCTTGGTCAATCCAGATGAAGACACTACTGCAGAAGAACGCCAAAACACTTTCACCGATATGATGAAGGTCGGCTTGGAAACCTTGATTGCAGAGTAAAATGTAAAAGAAAATCCTGATTTCAAGTGGAATCAGGATTTTTTCATAGATGCGATTTTTTCTGGGTCTGGTGTAACGCGGAGGGTCTTTTGTCCTGTGTAGGTTACAAAACCGGGTTTGCCACCAGTTGGTTTATTGAGTTTTTTCACTTCAATCATATCTACCTGAACTAGATTTGACAAGCGCCCTTTGGAAAAGTAGGCCGCTAGTTCTGCCGCATCTGTTTTAACTTCATCAGATGGATCAAGATTTCCTGAGATGACGACGTGGCTTCCAGGAATGTCCTTGGCATGGAACCAAAGTTCCTCCTTGCGGGCCATTTTAAAGGTCAATTCCTCATTTTGCAGGTTGTTTCGTCCGACATAGATGATGGTCTTGCCATCGCTCGCCAGATACTGTTCTGGTTTTTTGCGTTTCTGAATTTTCTCGCGTTGGCGTCTTCTAATAAAGCCAGTTTGGATCAATTCTTCACGGATTTCAGCGATTTCTTCCAGTCCAGCTTGGTTGAGGACGGTTTCCACGCTTTCTAGATAGAGAATGGTAGCCTTGGCTTCTTCAATTAGCTCAGTCAGGTATTTGACAGCTTCTTTGAGTTTCTGGTAACGCTTAAAATAGCGTTGGGCATTCTGACTGGGAGTCAAGGCCTTATCAAGCGCAATGGTGATAGGTTGATTGGTGTAGTAGTTGTCCAAGGTAACCTGATCTTGGTCATTAGGCACTTGGTGGAGGAAGGTTGTCAACAATTCCCCTTTTTGGCGAAATTCCTCAGCATTGTCTGTTGCCAGTAATTCTTTTTCTTGTTTTTTCAGCTTATGTCGATTTTTCTGAAGTTCATTTTCAACACGTCGAATCAGTTCACTGGCTTGCTGTTTAACTCGGTCCCGTTCAGCCTTGTCCTTATAGTAGTTGTCCAGCAAGTTAGAAAGGCTGGCAAAAGGCTCTCCCACCTGATTTGCAAAAGGAACTGGGCTGAAAGAAGTCTCCGTTAGGTAAGGCTTGGTTTCTTGCTCGAAAAAGTTTCGGAAAGTAGACAGTTTATCACTGACAAGAATGTTTTCCAATTCATTTGCCGTATCACGTCCTAGACCTTGAAAGAGACTTTGAAGATTTTTTGCTGTTAGTTCCTGTGTTTGCAGGATTTCAAAGAGCTTTTCATCCTTGACAGTAAAAGGATTGAGAGACTCGGTGCTTGGCGGAGCGATATAGGTCGATCCTGGAAGTAAGGTGCGGTAGCTATTTTGTGAAAAGCCGACGTGTTTGATGACTTCGAGGATTTTATGGCTACTTTTATCCACGAGGAGAATATTGCTGTGTTTACCCATGATCTCTATAATCAGAGTCGCCTGGATATGATCTCCAATTTCGTTTTTATTGGAAACTGTGATTTCCACAATACGGTCATTTTCGATTTGCTCGATCGACTCAATCAGGGCACCCTGCAAATACTTTCTCAAAACCATGATAAAAGTGGAAGGTTGGGCTGGATTTTCAAAGGTTGTTTGGGTCAGCTGGATGCGACCAAAAACGGGATGAGCAGAGAGGAGCAGGCGATGGCTTTGGCGATTGCTGCGGATTTGCAAGACCAACTCTTGTTCAAAAGGTTGATTGATTTTCTGGATGCGACCATTGACCAACTCTCTTCGCAATTCCTCAATCATGTGGTGTAAAAAAAATCCGTCAAATGACATCGTTCTCTCCTTGTGATTGTATTCCATAGTATTATATCAAAAAGGTAGAATAAAATCATGGAAATGTGGTATAATAAAGCCAAGTAAAGAGAATCGAGAAGTACATGTATATTGAAATGGTAGATGAAACTGGTCAAGTTTCACAAGAAATCTTGCAACAAACCCAAGAAATTTTGGAATTTGCAGCCCAAAAAATAGGAAAAGAAGACAAGGAGATGGTAGTCACTTTTGTGACCAACGAGCGTAGCCACGAACTCAATCTGGAGTACCGTGATACAGATCGTCCGACAGATGTCATCAGCCTTGAGTATAAACCAGAGTTGGACATTGCCTTTGATGAAGAAGATTTGCTTGAAAATCCTGAATTAGCAGATATGGTGTCTGAGTTTGATGCCTATATTGGGGAACTGTTCATCTCTATCGATAAAGCGCATGAGCAGGCTGAGGAATATGGCCACAGCTTTGAGCGTGAAATGGGCTTCTTGGCAGTACACGGCTTTTTACACATTAACGGCTACGATCACTACACTCCGGAAGAAGAAGCGGAGATGTTCGGTTTACAAGAAGAAATTTTGACAGCCTATGGACTCACAAGACAATAAACGAAAATGGAAAAATCGTGACCTGGTATCTAGTTTAGAATTTGCTCTTACAGGAATTCTGACTGCTTTCAAGGAAGAACGTAATATGCGAAAACATGCAGTGACGGCTCTAGTAGTTATCCTTGCAGGTTTTGTTTTTCAGGTGTCACGAATTGAATGGCTCTTTCTCCTAATGAGCATTTTCTTGGTAGTAGCCTTTGAGATTATTAACTCTGCTATTGAAAATGTGGTGGATCTAGCCAGTCACTATCACTTTTCTATGTTGGCAAAGAAAGCCAAGGACATGGCAGCAGGAGCCGTGCTAGTTGTCTCTCTTTTTGCTGCAGTGACAGGTGCACTTATCTTTATCCCACGCATTTGGGATATACTATTCTAAACTATAAGAGGAAATTATGACATTTAAATCAGGCTTTGTAGCTATTTTGGGACGTCCCAATGTTGGGAAGTCAACCTTTTTAAATCACGTCATGGGGCAAAAGATTGCCATTATGAGTGACAAGGCGCAGACAACGCGCAATAAAATCATGGGGATTTACACCACGGATAAGGAGCAAATCGTCTTTATCGACACGCCGGGGATTCACAAGCCTAAGACGGCTCTTGGAGATTTCATGGTGGAATCTGCCTACAGTACTCTGCGTGAAGTGGATACTGTTCTATTCATGGTGCCAGCTGATGAGCCACGTGGTAAGGGCGACGACATGATTATCGAGCGTCTGAAAGCTGCCAAGGTTCCTGTGATTCTGGTGGTGAATAAGATTGACAAGGTTCATCCAGACCAACTTCTGGCTCAAATTGATGATTTCCGTAACCAGATGGACTTTAAGGAAATTGTTCCTATCTCAGCCCTTCAGGGAAATAACGTTTCTCGACTAATCGATATTTTAAGTGAAAATCTAGAGGAAGGTTTCCAGTATTTCCCAGCTGATCAAATCACAGATCATCCTGAGCGTTTCTTAGTATCAGAGATGATTCGTGAGAAGGTTCTTCATTTGACACGTGAAGAGATTCCACACTCAGTTGCCGTAGTGGTTGACTCTATGAAACGGGATGAAGAGACAGACAAGGTTCACATCCGTGCAACCATCATGGTGGAGCGAGATAGCCAAAAAGGTATCATCATCGGTAAAGGTGGCGCCATGCTTAAGAAAATTGGGACCATGGCCCGTCGTGATATCGAACTCATGCTAGGGGATAAGGTTTTCCTAGAAACTTGGGTCAAGGTCAAGAAAAATTGGCGTGATAAAAAGCTAGATTTGGCTGACTTTGGCTATAATGAAAAAGAATACTAAGTAGAGGTGGGCTCATGCCTGCTTCTTGTTTTTACAGAAGGAGGACTTATGCCTGAATTACCTGAGGTTGAAACGGTTCGTCGTGGCTTAGAAAAATTGATTTTGGGAAAGAAGATTGCTAATGTAGAAATTGCTTATCCCAAGATGATCAAGACGGATTTGAAAGAGTTTCAAAAGGAAGTGCCTGGTCAAGTAATTGAGTCCATGGGGCGTCGTGGAAAATATTTGCTTTTCTACTTGACAGACAAGGTCTTGATTTCCCATCTGCGGATGGAGGGAAAGTATTTTTACTATCCGGACCAAGTTCCAGAACGTAAACACGCCCATGTTTTCTTCCATTTTGAGGATGGCGGCACTCTTGTATATGAGGACGTACGCAAGTTTGGTACTATGGAACTGCTGGCACCCGACCTTTTGGATGCCTACTTTGTATCTAAAAAACTAGGGCCTGAGCCAAGAGAGCAGGACTTTGATTTGCAGGTCTTTCAAGCTGCTCTATCCAAGTCTAAAAAGCCTATCAAATCCCATCTCCTAGACCAGACCTTGGTAGCTGGCCTTGGCAATATCTATGTGGATGAGGTTCTCTGGCGAGCTCAGGTTCATCCAGCAAGACCTTCCCAGACTTTGACAGCAGAAGAAGCGACAGCTATTCATGACCAGACCATTGCTGTTTTGGGGCAGGCTGTTGAAAAAGGCGGCTCCACCATTCGTACCTATACCAATGCCTTTGGGGAAGACGGAACCATGCAGGACTTCCATCAGGTCTATGATAAGACTGGACAAGCATGTTCCCGCTGTGGGACAGTGATTGAGAAATTCCAGCTCGGTGGACGTGGAACTCATTTTTGTCCTCAGTGTCAAAGGAGGAGCTGATGGGAAAAATCATCGGAATCACAGGAGGAATTGCTTCTGGTAAGTCAACTGTGACAAATTTTCTAAGACAAAAAGGATTCCAAGTTGTCGATGCTGACGCAGTCGTCCATGATCTACAAAAACTTGGTGGTCGTCTTTATCAGCTCTTAGTTCAGCACTTTGGGCAGGAAATCATCCTTGAAAATGGAGAACTTAATCGCCCTCTTCTGGCTAGTCTCATCTTTTCAAATCCTGAGGAGCAAGAATGGTCTAAACAAACCCAAGGAGAGATTATTCGTGAGGAATTGGCTGCATTGCGAGACCAGTTGATTCAGACAGAAGCGATTTTTTTCATGGATATTCCCCTGCTTTTTGAACAGGACTATGCCACCTGGTTTGATGAAACATGGCTGGTCTATGTGAACCGTGATGTTCAGGTGGAACGTTTCATGAAACGGGATCATCTTTCTAAGGAAGTAGCAGAGTCTCGTTTGGCCGCCCAGTGGTCTTTAGAAGAAAAGAAAAAATTAGCGAGTCATATACTAGATAATAATGGCAGTCGTGATCAGCTTGTGGCTCAAGTAGTGAAGTTACTTGAAGGAGGCGATAGCTGTGCAAGAGATTAGTTGGAAAGAGAATCTTCGTGTCGCCTGGTTCGGTAGTTTTCTAACGGGCGCCAGCATTTCCTTGGTCGTTCCTTTCATGCCTATCTTTGTAGAGCAGTTGGGAATCGAAAGAAATCAAGTAGCTTTCTATGCTGGATTAGCCATCTCAGTTTCGGCTGTTTCAGCAGCTCTAGTTTCTCCTATCTGGGGTATTCTTGCTGACAAATATGGTCGAAAACCCATGATGATTCGAGCGGGTCTTGCCATGACCATCACTATGGGAGGTTTGGCCTTTGTTCCGAATATCTATTGGCTACTCTTTTTGCGCTTGCTCAATGGTGTATTTACTGGATTTGTCCCCAATGCAACAGCCTTGATTGCTAGTCAGGTACCTAAAGATAAGTCTGGAGCGGCTCTGGGGACTCTATCTACAGGTGTAGTTGCGGGAACACTGACGGGCCCCTTTGTTGGAGGCTTTATTGCTGAAATTTTTGGCATTCGTAATGTTTTTTTATTGGTAGGCGCTTTCTTATTTTTAGCTGCAATCCTAACTATTTTCTTTATCAAGGAAGATTTTCAGCCAGTTGCTAAGGAGAAGGCTATCCCAACGAAAGAAGTATTTTCTTCTTTCAAGTATCCTAGGCTCTTAGTGAATCTATTTTTGACGAGCTTTGTCATTCAATTTTCAGCTCAATCAATTGGCCCCATTCTAGCTCTCTATGTGCGGGACTTAGGACAGACTGAGAATCTCCTCTTTGTATCAGGACTAATCGTATCCAGCATGGGATTTTCTAGCATGATGAGTGCTGGAATTCTAGGAAAACTTGGCGATAAGGTAGGGAATCATAGATTGTTGGTCGCGGCGCAGATTTATTCCGTCATCATTTACATACTTTGTGCTCATGCAACCAGCCCCCTTCAACTTGGCTTGTATCGTTTTCTCTTTGGTTTGGGAACGGGAGCTCTCATACCAGGTGTCAATGTGCTTCTTAGCAAATTGACTCCAAAATCAGGTATTTCAAGGATTTTCGCCTTCAACCAAGTCTTTTTTTACCTCGGTGGAGTGATTGGACCTATGGCAGGATCCGCAGTTGCAGGATATTTGGGCTACCATGCTGTCTTTTATGCGACAGCAGCCTGTGTGGCTTTCAGTTGTTTATGTAACTTAGTGCAATTTAGATCATTATTAAAAGTAAAGGAAATCTAGTGCGAGTAAAAATCAATCTCAAGTGCTCCTCTTGTGGCAGCATGAATTATCTAACCAGTAAGAACTCCAAAACCCATCCAGACAAGATTGAGGTGTTAAAATATTGTCCAAAGGAAAGAAAAGTAACTTTACATCTTGAATCTAAGTAGAATTTATGGTAAAATAATAGGGATTTTAAGGAGTTTGATATGTATAACCTATTATTAACCATTTTATTAGTATTATCTGTTGTGATTGTGATTGCGATTTTCATGCAACCAACTAAGAACCAATCCAGCAATGTATTTGATGCCAGCTCAGGTGATTTGTTTGAACGGAGTAAAGCGCGTGGTTTTGAAGCTGTGATGCAACGTTTGACAGGTATTTTAGTCTTTTTCTGGCTAGCCATTGCCTTAGCATTGACGGTATTATCAAGTAGATAAGAAATGGGCAGGACTAGGTCTTTGCCTATTTTTATTTTTATACTCTTCAAAAATCAAATTCAAACCACGTCAGCGTCGGCTTGTCGTATATGTGTTACTGACTTCGTCAGTTCTATCCACAACCTCAAAACGGTATTTTGAGCAACCTGCGACTAGCTTTCTAGTTTGCTCTTTGATTTTTATTGAGTATTAAATGATGTTTGAGAAGGTCTTACAGTAAAAGAAAATTAAAAAATCTAGAAAGAAAACATGAAAGATAAAATTAAAGAATATTTGCAAGAGAAGGGGCGAGTGACGGTAAATGACCTGGCTCAGGCTCTCGGAAAGGATGGGTCCAAGGATTTCCGTGAGTTGATTAAAACACTGTCTCTGATGGAAAGAAAGCACCAGATTCGTTTTGAAGATGATGGTAGTTTATGTCTGGACCAAAAGAAGAAACATGAAATTACCCTCAAAGGGATTTTTCATGCCCATAAAAACGGCTTTGGCTTTGTTACTCTGGAAGGCGAAGAGGACGACCTTTTTGTAGGAAAAAACGATGTCAACTATGCTATTGATGGCGATACCGTTGAGGTAGTCATTAAGAAAGTTGCTGACCGTAACAAGGGAACTGCTGCAGAAGCAAAAATCATTGATATATTAGAGCATAGTCTGACAAGCGTTGTCGGCCAAATCGTTCTGGATCAGGAAAAGCCCAAGTATGCGGGCTACATCCGTTCAAAAAATCAGAAAATCAGCCAACCGATCTATGTGAAGAAACCAGCTATCAAGTTGGAAGGGACAGAGGTTCTCAAGGTCTTTATCGACAAATACCCAAGTAAGAAACATGATTTCTTTGTCGCTAGTGTGCTCGACGTGGTGGGACACTCTACTGATGCGGGGATTGATGTCCTTGAAGTCTTGGAGTCCATGGATATTGTCTCAGAATTTCCAGAAGCTGTTCTCAAGGAAGCAGAAAGTGTACCAGAAGCTCCGTCTCAAAAGGATATGGAAGGGCGTCTTGATTTAAGAGATGAGCTTACCTTCACTATTGACGGCGCAGATGCCAAGGACTTGGACGACGCAGTTCACATCAAGCCTTTGAAAAATGGCAATATGGAACTCGGAGTTCACATCGCGGATGTTTCCTACTATGTGACAGAGGGTTCTGCCCTTGATAAGGAAGCCCTTAACCGCGCGACTTCTGTCTATGTAACAGACCGAGTGGTTCCAATGCTTCCAGAGCGTTTGTCAAATGGTATCTGCTCCCTCAATCCTCAAGTCGATCGCTTGACCCAGTCTGCCATTATGGAAATTGATAAACATGGTCGTGTGGTTCATTACACCATTACCCAAACGGTTATCAAGACAAGTTTCCGTATGACCTATAGCGCTGTCAATGATATCCTAGCAGGTGACGAGGAAAAGAGACAAGAGTTTAAGAAAATTGTTCCTAGTATCGAGCTCATGGCCAAGCTTCATGAAAGGCTAGAAAGCATGCGTGAAAAACGTGGAGCTCTTAATTTTGATACCAGTGAAGCTAAGATTCTAGTGGATAAAAAAGGTAAGCCTGTTGATATCGTTCTTCGTCAGCGTGGTGTTGCTGAGCGGATGATCGAGTCCTTCATGTTGATTGCTAATGAAACGGTTGCCGAGCACTTTAGCAAGATGGACCTACCTTTTATCTATCGGATTCATGAGGAGCCCAAGGCTGAAAAAGTTCAGAAGTTTATTGATTACGCTTCGAGCTTTGGGTTACGAATTTATGGGACGGCTAGTGAGATTAGTCAAGAGGCCCTCCAAGACATCATGCGTGCTGTTGAGGGAGAACCTTATGCGGATGTATTATCCATGATGCTTCTCCGTTCTATGCAACAGGCTCGCTATTCTGAGCACAATCATGGTCACTATGGACTAGCCGCTAACTATTACACTCACTTCACCAGTCCTATTCGCCGTTATCCAGACCTTCTAGTCCATCGAATGATTCGGGATTACGGCCGTTCTAAGGAAATAGCAGAGCATTTTGAACAAGTGATTCCAGAGATTGCAACCCAGTCTTCCAATCGTGAGCGTCGTGCCATCGAGGCCGAGCGTGAAGTCGAAGCCATGAAAAAGGCTGAGTACATGGAAGAATACGTTGGTGAAGAGTACGACGCAGTTGTATCAAGCATCGTCAAATTCGGTCTCTTTGTTGAATTGCCAAATACAGTCGAAGGATTGATTCACATTACCAATTTGCCTGAATTTTATCATTTTAATGAACGTGATTTGACTCTTCGTGGGGAAAAATCAGGAATAACTTTCCGTGTGGGACAGCAAATTCGTATTCGTGTAGAAAGAGCCGATAAGATGACAGGAGAGATTGATTTCTCTTATATTCCAAGTGAGTTTGATGTCATCGAAAAGAGCTTGAAACAAGCTGGTCGCAGAGACAGGGGGCGTGGTTCAAATCGCCGTTCAGACAAGAAGGAAGACAAGAGAAAATCAGGGCGCTCAAATGATAAGCACAAGCATTCACAAAAAGATAAAAAGAAAAAAGGCAAGAAACCTTTTTACAAAGAAGTAGCTAAGAAAGGAGCCAAGCATGGCAAAGGGCGAGGGAAAGGTCGTCGCACAAAATAAAAAGGCGCACCACGACTATACAATCGTAGATACGCTAGAGGCAGGAATGGTCCTGACCGGAACTGAAATCAAGAGCGTTCGAGCTGCTCGAATCAATCTCAAGGACGGCTTTGCCCAAGTAAAAAATGGGGAAGTCTGGCTGAGCAATGTTCATATTGCCCCTTACGAAGAGGGCAATATCTGGAACCAGGAACCAGAACGCCGTCGTAAACTTCTGCTCCATAAGAAGCAAATTCAAAAATTGGAACAAGAGACCAAAGGGACAGGAATGACCCTTGTTCCCCTTAAAGTCTATATCAAAGATGGCTACGCCAAACTCCTTTTAGGACTTGCTAAAGGGAAGCATGACTATGACAAACGGGAATCGATCAAGCGTCGTGAACAAAACCGCGACATCGCGCGTGTGATGAAAGCTGTCAACCAGCGTTAAGAAGAGGAAGTAAAATGGAAAAATTAATTGCCTATAAACGGATGCCCTTGTGGAATAAACAAACCATGCCTGAAGCTGTCCAGCAAAAGCACAATACTAAAGTCGGCACTTGGGGAAAAATTACTGTGTTGAAAGGGGCTCTCAAGTTTATTGAATTGACTGAAGATGGTGAGGTTCTAGCTGAGCACCTCTTTGA contains the following coding sequences:
- a CDS encoding purine-nucleoside phosphorylase, encoding MTFLDKIKETAAFLKDKGIQAPEFGLILGSGLGELAEEIENPVVVDYADIPNWGRSTVVGHAGKLVYGELSGRKVLALQGRFHFYEGNPLEVVTFPVRVMKVLGCEGVIVTNAAGGIGYGPGTLMAISDHINMTGQNPLMGENLDDFGPRFPDMSKAYTPEYRATAHEVAKKLGIKLDEGVYIGVTGPTYETPAEIRAYKTLGADAVGMSTVPEVIVAAHSGLKVLGISCITNHAAGFQEELNHEEVVEVTERVKGDFKGLLKAILAEL
- the deoD gene encoding purine-nucleoside phosphorylase, which encodes MSIHIAAQQGEIADKILIPGDPLRAKFIAENFLEDAVCFNEVRNMFGYTGTYKGHRVSVMGTGMGMPSISIYARELIVDYGVKKLIRVGTAGSLNEDVHVRELVLAQAAATNSNIIRNDWPQYDFPQIASFDLLDKAYHIAKELGMTTHVGNVLSSDVFYSNYFEKNIELGKWGVKAVEMEAAALYYLAAQHHVDALAIMTISDSLVNPDEDTTAEERQNTFTDMMKVGLETLIAE
- a CDS encoding phosphopentomutase, which codes for MSKFNRIHLVVLDSVGIGAAPDANNFVNAGVPDGASDTLGHISKTVGLNVPNMAKIGLGNIPRETPLKTVPAESNPTGYATKLEEVSLGKDTMTGHWEIMGLNITEPFDTFWNGFPEEILTKIEEFSGRKVIREANKPYSGTAVIDDFGPRQMKTGELIIYTSADPVLQIAAHEDIIPLDELYRICEYARSITLERPALLGRIIARPYVGEPGNFTRTANRRDLAVSPFAPTVLDKLNEAGIDTYAVGKINDIFNGAGINHDMGHNKSNSHGIDTLLKTMGLAEFEKGFSFTNLVDFDALYGHRRNAHGYRDCLHEFDERLPEIIAAMRENDLLLITADHGNDPTYAGTDHTREYIPLLAYSPSFKGNGVIPVGHFADISATVADNFGVETAMIGESFLDKLV
- a CDS encoding type 1 glutamine amidotransferase, with amino-acid sequence MRVHFILHETFEVPGAYLKWAIERGHQITSTKVYEKKPLPETIDGIDFLIVMGGPQSPDEDRENFPYYDPKAELAFMKEAIAADIYIVGVCLGAQLLSVAYGAKYEHSPEREIGVYPVTLTMQGLTDPHVSLFGKNIETGHWHGDMPGLTDEAVVLATSQGCPRQIIRFSPKHYAFQAHLEFDPDAVELLIVADGEEKLREQSEKLPFVQTPEELRGNDYSEMNAKLYAFLDSLVN
- a CDS encoding DUF1697 domain-containing protein, which encodes MTRYALLVRGINVGGKNKVVMAELRQELTKLGLEKVETYINSGNIFFTSTDDKAQLVEKLETFFEVHYPFIQSFSLLSQEDYEAELENLPDWWSKDLARKDVLFYTENLDVDQVIEKVNSLELKDEVVHFGRLGIFWGKFSEESYYATAYHKYLLKMPFYRNITIRNAKTFDKIGQMLKNNKGDTQ
- the pavA gene encoding Rqc2 family fibronectin-binding protein PavA produces the protein MSFDGFFLHHMIEELRRELVNGRIQKINQPFEQELVLQIRSNRQSHRLLLSAHPVFGRIQLTQTTFENPAQPSTFIMVLRKYLQGALIESIEQIENDRIVEITVSNKNEIGDHIQATLIIEIMGKHSNILLVDKSSHKILEVIKHVGFSQNSYRTLLPGSTYIAPPSTESLNPFTVKDEKLFEILQTQELTAKNLQSLFQGLGRDTANELENILVSDKLSTFRNFFEQETKPYLTETSFSPVPFANQVGEPFASLSNLLDNYYKDKAERDRVKQQASELIRRVENELQKNRHKLKKQEKELLATDNAEEFRQKGELLTTFLHQVPNDQDQVTLDNYYTNQPITIALDKALTPSQNAQRYFKRYQKLKEAVKYLTELIEEAKATILYLESVETVLNQAGLEEIAEIREELIQTGFIRRRQREKIQKRKKPEQYLASDGKTIIYVGRNNLQNEELTFKMARKEELWFHAKDIPGSHVVISGNLDPSDEVKTDAAELAAYFSKGRLSNLVQVDMIEVKKLNKPTGGKPGFVTYTGQKTLRVTPDPEKIASMKKS